The Magnolia sinica isolate HGM2019 chromosome 11, MsV1, whole genome shotgun sequence DNA window GGACATTTTGAAGCAAGATACCCAAACTcatagcagttgtaacattgggtGTCTTTGGATTTAGCTTTCCAATAGCTAGAATTGCCCTTTCTCTTGTCAAAagttttttgaaaatcaaatttctttttgtttttgaaaactTCATAAAATTTCTTCGTcaataaagccatatcatcctcatttttttCATTATCCAAAATTTCATTCATTACCTTTAATTTGGACTTAGGGGATTTGAGGGCTATATAGACTTGTTCTTCGAATCTTTCAAATTTAGCTCATATATTTgaagagatccaaccaattcctcaaccttcatttgtcagtatccctcaattcttgtatAACAGTAACCTTGGAATTGAACTGTTtgggtaatgatcttagtatttttgcacaaaccttgcttttAGGGATACTTTCTCCAAGACTCCACATAGAATTGACGtccatgaatgtctcattttcttccatatgaattttctcaaatttggttgtgaggatttgaatcttagatttttttcaCAATATTAGTTATCTCATGGGTCATTTCAAGTCCCATGGTTGTTTTGTCGTTTCACATGAAATggttcttttgaattcatccagtgagagggcacaagttatggcattcaAGGCTTTTGCATTAGCGCTACTTGCACTTTTCTGAGTATTTGTTCGTAAGTTGTGGGCTACTTTTATAAATGTGATTCTATCCTCCACTATTACTTCCATCACAGGAGGGGACCATTGAGtcatagtggcttgccacacactttcatatatggatttgaggaagatcctcatctggGCTTTCTAATATGAATAGTTAGAGCCAtgaaagggaggtggcctggatATGTATAAGTTATCGAAATTTGACCTCTTATAGCTTCGGATCTAGCCCTAGGAAGTGAATCCAATTAAGAGCAACCtaatctgataccacttgtaggTGGAGCTATCGATGTCGGGAGGGGGGGGTAGGATTTAACCAATTTTTTGTTAAAACAATTTCAGAGAACAAATTCACAACAACtaatattgaaatattgatttcaatTGAGTCGTAGAATAACCTTCGCCTAATCTcttaggtaggacaactttatttcatgaCTTTCTCGATCTCAGTATTTCAAGATAATAAACACAAGGAAAAGATTAACAACtaatattgaaatattgatttcaatTGAGTCGTAGAATAACCTTCGCCTAATCTcttaggtaggacaactttatttcatgaCTTTCTCGATCTCAGTATTTCAAGATAATAAACACAAGGAAAAGATTATTAAACACCACAAGACAAACATAATTATAATAGTTCAGTGTTAACTCACACTTACTCCACTTCAAAAATGACTTCtccacgtaattttggctttccactataacaaaggttttcacaggttaaCCTTAACAACCTCATAcattttgtgattttcataggctattaCAACTAACCTTAAGTGATTTTAATGGGCTTATCATTTCTCAACCCGATGCGATTTTTTTCCAGGCAATCTCATTCAACCTAAGTAAAAGCAATTTGCCAAACGAGAATGTATCTTCTTGAAGACGCGAATCGAAGCGAAGATTTTAGTGAAGCCTTTGAAGAaatattgaaatattgatttcaatTGAGTCGTAGAATAACCTTCGCCTAATCTcttaggtaggacaactttatttcatgaCTTTCTCGATCTCAGTATTTCAAGATAATAAACACAAGGAAAAGATTATTAAACACCACAAGACAAACATAATTATAATAGTTCAGTGTTAACTCACACTTACTCCACTTCAAAAATGACTTCtccacgtaattttggctttccactataACAAAGGTTTTCACAGGCTAACCTTAACAACCTCATacattttgtgattttcacaggctattacAACTAACCTTAAGTGATTTTAATGGGCTTATCATTTCTCAACCCGATGCGATTTTTTTCCAGGCAATCTCATTCAACCTAAGTAAAAGCAATTTGCCAAACGAGAATGTATCTTCTTGAAGACGCGAATCGAAGCGAAGATTTTAGTGAAGCCTTTGAAGATGTAGCTTCAATAGATGTAGTAATCCTTTCTTTTCTCAGATGAAGATAATTCAATGTATGCACAATCAAGAAGGATTCAAAGATAGctaatttttcaaaaagaaaattccTATAAGCTGTAAATTCAATCTAATATTCTCAAGTTGAGTATATGCCGCTCTCTATTTGATTTAACAAGGCTtgagaagagaattgaataagctaaaatataataTATGAAAGACAATGCAAATAGCTTGAAaagaagaagtttttttttttttttttttttaaatttttaaatactTTTTTTGGTATAAAAATAGTGAGAAATTAGCCATATTTATAACAAAAGGATTAGAGCTTCGGTCAGCCTAATAATCCCGTAGCTTGGCTGGAGTTTCATGATTTTGTCTCAATAGCTAGCAAATTTCACGGGATAAGATTTAATTCAACCTTAGGCTTTCCAGAGACAGAATTCGGCTGGCAGGAGACATGGTTTGGTCGGCCGAATAGCCATGGATACCATGGCAAGCCATTGTTGGAAACTGGGCCGAAGACCCCTATGGCTGTTGTCCGGCTTACCCAAGATAGTACGGTTGGCCGAAGGAAGGGTTAGGCTAGCCAAACTACCCAGAAAGCTAAAACAATAACACAATAAGTTACAACTTAGAAAAGCCACTAAGATGTACTTTAACCTAGGGTCACTCCTAAGGTCTTCTTTACCTATAGGTTGGCATACAATTGATTCTTCCGATCCTTTTAATTTTGAGATGTTGAGCTACACTCAATTCTTGAAATGTTGAATTGAGCTAAAGTTCCATACAATATATATTttgtctacgaaatttgacaatttaCTTTTGTGTGCATTGCATGTAATTATTGCCATTCAAATTTACATTTGTGATCAACAATGTGCATAAATAAGAAGATCCCATAATAGCTTATGAAGAGAGTTTGTCTTCTATGTTAGCTTCCAAGCCGTTGGCtaacctgtgtgtgtgtgtgtgtgtgtgtgtgtgtgtgtgtgaccgaCCTACAGTGTATCTTCTTCCACCTCAAAACAGTCCCAATTCACCAAATATGTGAACCTTAACATGACATGTAGTTCACACAGCAGTAAAAGGATGCAATCATACTCAATAGTGCATCAGTTAGGGCTAAAGGAGGTCAATTAGTGCTAAATGACATGGACATACACAGATTGCATGGTGTATAGctaaaaaaatggaagaaaaccCCAAAGAAACGTAGTCAATCCTTCACAAACAGATACTGATTTTCAAAAATATCAAATACTTCTTTATATCACTAAAAAAGTGGGCTGATAATTTTCTCAAATAACAACTGAATATATACCAAACAGCTGGTCTATTGAACGATTTGGGAAAAACCAAAAACGTGTGGCCGATCTACAAAAGTCAGTTGAAACTCCACAAATCTCTGGATTCTGTGCAATAGAAGTCTATAGATGACCATTAGGGTAAAACGATTTACTATGTGCTGGATTTACAATGAAACATCAATTGATTTGGAGGATATCTCAAAAAAAACATGATATAGGGCATTTTTTCATGAATGCAAAGATTGGCTGGAAACTTACCTCAAGTTAGCCTAAAAAATTCTACTAAAATCAGTCATACTCATATAAAATTAAGCTTTTTCAGATCATACCCTTCTTGAGCAACCTTGTTTGTAAAATTTGTACACGTGCCAGCGTCAACCATATGAATGCTGATGCTAACAAGTCACTATAGTAGTGATCAACTTAGAAATCTGTAAAACTTCTTctgcctcgctctgataccaagctGAGTTTAAAGAAACCCTAAAAGTGGACAATAAGAaaaatatgaagaagaagaataaggatagagaaaaaaagagagataagAGGATAAAAATTTTGGGGAGAGAAGTGATCAGTCTATCATTATGATAGACTAACCTATTTACATTAATGAGAATGAAGAGAATTATAATAGTGCCACTGGAGTggtaaaatgactaaaatacccctcACATTCAAAATAGAGAAAGcacataaaaaaaaatatctGACTAAAATCTCTCTTTAATCTTTATTTTGTAGCTAGCTTGTGTAGAATatcatagttttagatggttccTTGGTCATTCGACAATTTTTTTTGTTGGATGAATGCCAAGCGCCATCATCCAAGCTATTGATGTAAGATATTTGGAAGTTCTTAGGCCAAGATAGTGGTGAGATCTCTGTATTGGGTACTAGTTCCTTAGAGAGAATTCCTTGGAGTAGTAACATTCTTTTAGTGTAATACAAGTTCTTCCCTAATGTGTTTTGTAGCATCCTAGCCAAGCTCTAATGCATGTTGTTGGTTGTACACATTGTTcaaagtatccctgatattatccgtatctctagctcggtgataccgataacaccagTAGCAATAatgataacactggtagtctcataaattccaagtatcgactatgtatcactaagtatcgccaatgtatcaatatcgccaatgtattgtcAACATTTTTGATTGTATAAAtttcaggtgtcgcttgtatcgctaatgtatctatatcgctaatattttcgattgtgttAATTTTGTGTGTTGCTTGTGTCACAAGTGTATTgaggatatttcgataatatcaccaatgtgtCAATATcttaaaaaatctgtttattaaaaaaatttctatttcaaaatttttatgggtgcatggttgtatatagtgttcaaattgtcgatgATAATATCATCATATtgcgatattatcattatcgcaacatgggtgatatcgagaccacaatcttttattttctttgtagTTGTTGATGTTTTCTTGGCGAAAAATCGTGTTGTCAATATTCCGAAATATCAacggatgtttggatggatagattgatttcttatgacaacatAGGCTTTTagccccccattaaatggaaacttattatgtaagcattctttttgtaattttttgatttctaaatatgtaaatatgtgtattctagcatctcctgaagtttcactgaaaatttcatTGTTTCCCCAGTGTTTCCTCCCATTTTCGGTTATCGGTGAtaacattggcgatattgatattgtttccgtatcttTGGTCAACGAAACATGTGGTGATattgatacttcgaacactagtTTTACACACGAGTGAAGGGTGACTCGAGTAGTGTCGGGCTTTTAGCTGGTTTATAACATACTTCTCTCTTTTACTATGGGTGTGATGCTTCCATTATTGTTGCAAAGGTCAAACGATATGATTGTCACACAAAATATACATGTTTGTTTTTCCCTTTAACCTTTGAATTCAGGCCTATCCAGAAGCATATGTTGGAACTTTTAGGGGACATTTTTTCCTACAACTCTCGAGATTTGAATTATCATTGCTGCCTTGACCTACCCTTTTTATTGTCTTTTCATGAATTCATTTGATTgccaattttactatttttacttGGCGCAACTACTATAAGAGCTAATAGTACATATTTTACTATTGGCAGGTTCTATATCATGCATCTGGAAGATCAGCaacttaaattttctaaaattactCATCATGCAAGTGTGACCCAGTGCCTTGGTTCGATAGGTGGCCAGGAATGGTATCTTGGTGTTGCTAAGGCTTCTATTTTGAATACAAATAAAATAGGTGTTGAAATGGGCTGTAAAGTTGTACAGTCAAGTTGTGGTCATTATTATGTGCCTCCTGCTCCTGATGCTGTGCGCGTTTTCCGAGTAGTTGGTCCCAAGTTTTTGAAGCTTAACATTGGGACGTGGCATGCCGGCCCTTTATTCAAAATGAAGACGATGGATTTCTACAATCTGGAATTGAGCAATACCAATGTTAGCATCTTTCTCCTTTTGCAGTTTCTATTACCTTTCACATCTTCCATATGAACATATCATTTCCATGATATCTTGTTGCTAACCGAGTCTGCATATCCTTTTTacgttcatttttttttccttttttgtcaaCTGCTGCACCACATGCCTGCATTTGAATGATGAAATTGCAAGTCCCAGAATGCATATTCTGGTCATAGTCAACATGGACCAGGTACTTGAATtgcattttcttttcatttccaatATCTTGTTGATGTCAAGTCAGAAAAGGAAATTCATACACTGCTTTTTCTTTGGACTAAATGCCCCCATACTGCTGATGGATACAAATGCAAGAATATATATATTTGCTCAAGTGATCGTTTCTTGCATATTTAATCTGGAAATTCATTAAAATTGTTAGTGTTGAGTTTTACTCACATATGAAGGCTAACCTAGATTATGCATAGGTAGGTTCCAGAAAGGCAACTGGTCCCAATCAATCTGACACCTATGGCACCGTGGATTCGGAATACCCAGATTGGAAATCCCCTGGATATGAAATACCTTGGATTCAGAATTCCctagttgtgtttggcaccttggattcaaAATCCCCTATAATCCAGAAATAACTATGCACTTTAATTGTGTAGTTATATTTACAGGAGTTTgagtttaattactaaatcaattttagtATCCCTAATTAGTGTAAATATGTGATGTCTGACACAATGATTATAAcaaacccattgaaatatatactttggccaaaaatggtgaaatttcaagccttagatgagccacaagcataggatcacaaccGAGTGACTAACCAAAGTTTTTCAATTGTTGATTTACACGGCCAATGTTTGGACTGCTCAGATCATTCTGTGAATGTAATTTTAGTTATGCAATTAATattttgattgttttgggatatcatcaacgGGCCATATGTCATGTGTGCAATAGATTAGTAGCTTAGTAACACATGTTACACAAATGACTCTCCAGCCTTTAGAAgtgagaaaaaagaagagaggatTGGTAATCCAGGCAAAAGGGAGGGATTGCAAAACTAACCAAAAttgaggatttgaaatcccatGGATTCGGAATACCCTCTAATCCACCCAAATCTGCGGTGCCAAATGAACCCCTAACAGTGGAGATTTGGCATACAACTAACAGTCCTCATAACCAATAATGATACAATCTGTTCTGCCTTATTGAGTGGCTCTGCCTCTGCATACTACCCTCAAATTAGCAGCATCAATGCCGCAATTATATTAAGGACCTAACAATTCAAACTCTCAGCACTTGTTGTCTGACCAAAACAAACCTGCGAAACAACGATTCTTTGCTCCATCCAATCATTCAATGCCTTATTGAATCATCTTTCTTTGCATTCAAACATTTGGAAATGCACTTGATTGTGTTGCCGGAATAAAAATTCTGATATCTGCACTATTTCTGGAAAAATCTGTTCACTACACATCAAAGAAACTGACAGATAACTAATTTACATGCAGACAGAATCCACTGTAGTTAAAAAATAGAGATCTAGTATCATGTTCTAGACAATTGGGAGTTACATAAGATGTTTTTTgttgtatcttcttcttcttcttgtttcgcgtttttttttttttttttttgggttttcagATTCATCCATTCGGGTAAAGATTTGATTGCATTATTCTCATTAATCTGTCATGTGTGGTCCCAAGAACACGCTGGTTTCAGACTCAGTTGGGTCTCTTGGGTTCATTGCGTTATTCTCATTAATCTGATATGTTGGCAATCATTGCTTAGCCTTAAGATTTTATACTGAATAGGATACATGcagatggatggttgaaatcAATGAGTCCacctttaatttaatttaattttttaattatttttggcATCAAAATCAACGACAGTTTAAGCTCTCCTGATCCCTTGTGTGTTTTGGAATAACAGAAAGGGTCATGGTCTTTAGTCATCACAAAATGGACTAATTCCAGATATCAGTCTACTGTCATGTAAGGCTTACAGAGTTGGTAGATTGTACCACCTGCAGCTAATACAAACACACACCCACAGCTGCACCCACATTAAATCATTGTGTTGTTGTTCGAAgataatcagtttttttttttttttttctttttctttttctttttcctacaGGTGGTGGATCACACGACCCATGAATTTTGCAAAGAAGATAATGTGGTCTTTTTAATTGACGAGTAATATATGCATTTCTAGAAGGGTCACACTGAAGTGGTACCCGGACCACGATGAGCTTACTGTGGTActaggcagatgtggggcccagttAGGTAGTCACGGAATCCACCTGTCCATAACATGCGTCACCTCAGAAACCCcactagcccaaaaatcagtctgatccaaaactcagatgagcGACAGTACAGCAAACATATTGAGAGGGAACAACTACTGTTGATTTGCATGTGGGGACCGTCGTGTTGTTTATATAAAATCACGGCCGTTTGGACTCTTCTTCCAGTCCAGATGAAGGGTTGGCCAAAATTCAGGATGTTTTGCAACTATCATAAACCCTTGTGAAATTGAAGAGTGGGCATTCCCTCCTAGATCATATACTTTGCTGTGTACCAACTTAGTTTGGATTGGGCCGAGTTTTTGGTCCCAAGTGTTTTCTGAGGTGAAGAATCTGATAGACAGGTTGGATTGTGTGGATACATCCCTTTAGGCCCCACATCTACTCGGTACCATTGCAAGCTTAGGGTGGTATAGGTATCTTTCTATATTTATGGATCTCCCGTTACTTAGTGCTGGATAAAATAAGTTGGTCTGATGTGCCCACACTCAGTGGGAATGATTATAGTCATTGAGATTACATCATACACGGTAGAGAGATTATGTTGCAGATGATCATGTATCCAGTTTACAAAATTGTGGAATCTGTTGTAGTTGCATGCAATAAGGGTTGGTAAGATGTCATGTAAGTTGTGCAGCGTTCAAATGGCAATGTTGAATGTCACCAATCAAAACCTTTTTTCTGTTAGAAATTAGTTTGGTTTTATAGGAGCATATGACCAGACCTTGAATAGAGAAAGATTATATTGTGGAGTATGCTTTTCCTGCAATGATCTCAAAGTTAAATAGCGTGGATGTTAAGGTCCCTTTGGATGCAGTGGAAGTTCTGTCCCTGGATAGTCTATCCAGTGTTAGTCAATGGCTTGTTTAAATAACCAAAAGATGAGCTGACTCTTGTTTGTCAAAACACCCTGGAATAAGGAATGGGCAAAACTAGGTAAAAATATATAGAAGAATAAAATAACAATGAATTAGTAGAATAACATGAATAATTAGCAGTGTGTAATTAATCCAAAATAAATTCACCACCAATTAATGAAAAGGCATGTCATATAACTCATATCTATTGAATGCGACTGCCCTTGATGACTTTCATTTGGTAGTTATGTTCTTAAACATAGTTCTTAAAAAGAGTATAAGAATAGGGTTTTCTTCAACTATCATGTACGTGGTTGGACACCAACTAAAACCCAACTTCCATCCCCATTAAGGAGTGCATATTTGTATCAATCACCAGGGTCCCCTTCAACTATGATACCtacttagagctgggcattgagttgtGTCGtattgagttagggctgacccaactcgatccggttttgaaataggcctgacctgaacttgacccgactcggtaccgattctagcatgcctgacccgatccgagtccgggtcaggcctggactaatccagactgaGTCCAACTCAGTCACAAGtgccgagtcgggtcgagttggcaccaagtcAGGACGGGTGCAACGGGTATTtacgggctgaaatcacaactcaaaacctagattcacaGGTGCAATGGGTATTTACTAAAGGAAAGGTtgcaattctagcaagtgaatctaggttttgagttgtgatttcagcccgtaAATACCCATTGCACCCATGTGAATTAGATGCTCATGCATGCAAAGTCTGCCTGACTCTTATGGTTCATTGAATTGTTGGTGTCCCCTTCAATGATAGGGATAGATTGGAGACCGGGGTTAAACATCGAGAGTTCTCTCGGCCACTAATATTGCACTTCATTCGGGCAACTAGTGAAAGGAAAGGAGGTTAATCCTTTCGCCTGAGTTATTTTTGCCTTGTGACAATAGATGTGAGTCTATGGTCTTAAGAACTTGTTCTTTCACCAACACTTAGTTCAAAACACTTTTCAAATGAACAAAGATATACATTCAAATTAAATAAGGTAAAAATGTTGTCAATTTCATTACACATTGTAAAATGATGTTTATTACAACCAACAACTTGCGAGATAACTAAATGAATAAACAAAAAATGGAAAGGGATAAACACCTGATACACCTATCGGAACAGACGAATCGAGGCGCGTGATCAAGCAAATTAGAACTTTAAAGATCACAATGTACGACTTAAGGTTGCAGAAAGACTATCTCTACTCCTAAGGTACTATAGTGGGGGTTGCTAGGCAATAACTAAGCTAAATTAAGCTACGTTAAGAAACATAAaggaaatataaataaaagatagACTGATGTGTTTGGTGTAGGGTCTCTAGCTTTTCTTTGATTGCTCTTTTTATAGATCGTCAAGGTGGTGAAACCTTTGCTAGGGTTTTCTTGTTGCTTCTATATCCTTCACACTTACATCGTTGGTCTGTATATGGGTGTTAAGGTAGAAAATTCATTAAACATATAAGTTCTGCAACTATGTAATTAGAATGAGTTGCACGGGCCCATCAAAAGGAAGAACTCAGGAAACCTATGTAGACATGTTAGTTTGCGTACATCTATGGACGAAATTGTTGCATGACCGCACAATTAACTTATGTTACATGGCTGCGTAACTGTTGTATAAATCAGAAGAAGATTGACCCATTCGCGCAACTTATATAAGTTTTGCGAAATCATAGTTTCATACGTGTGAGTGCCTATAAATTTCAACTCCTATTCAGGAGAGATACACTGGCCATAGTTAGTGTATCCCAGTGTATCCTGGAGACGAAGGAAATCGGAGTTGAAGTAATTAAAGACTCTTAAGCAAGTTACATGACTGTGTAACTTATCAGTCTAGCGCGACTGCACAACTTCTTTGCAAGAAAATGGGTTCAAGTATTTTCTAAGTTCAGGACAACATCTTTTGGGAGTATACAGAAAGAGTTCAAAACCCACTCAACTTTACTGTCGTTTCAACGGATCTTCAGTAGGGAATGAAATGTTGccgaaattatttttttaaccatTATTTGTTGCTAATTGCATtttattttagaatcaagggcaatGTAAGGATTATAATAAGAACTAATATCAATAAAGTTGTGTGCCGACTGTTGCTGTTATTTCAATCTCAATCACGTGGTTAGTGCGGGCGTGCTAGAATTGAATGTGCGGCtaaattcaaaccgaacaactatgaccccaagtaccaagataggcagatacgtcAAAAATCGAccgtatatgatcgggatataaTAATCTtgatcgcctattcagccacttgcacaACATTGTTTAAGATGACCGGGCGATTGTCAATGGGTGGGGTTCATCATCTGAAAATGGGTCATACATTTGCCTTTCGTATGAAAGGAATTTTACTCTTTAGTACAAATAAAACAACAAGAAAATTCTTACAGTCGACTACAAAGAATAACTACGGAATACCTCTTTGGATGGAGAACTTTGCTTGATACTCGAACTGAATTTAGCATatgagcgtagactcaaattacagataaagttaacaactacttgattaCTACTACAAAATGTAAATAACAGATAAAGGTAAGAATTacaataaggaatgtaaatgagaaataattaaaagatatGTTTGGTTTAGTGTGGTTGGAATGAGACGATTTCTTCTATTAAATTCCTctgttatttatagccttaacctagCCATTTGGAATCTTCCTACATTTTGACAGTTGCTATAATTACTTCAGCACTATTGACCCTTTGGTGTCATTTCTTCTTAACTTGCCACACATATAGATAACTGCTCCAAGTTCCCTTGCTGACTCGACCACGTTTTATTCGACCACTATTGTTTTATGGATGATGTGGCATTGATCGATAAACACCAGTTGTATACCCATAAAATCCTCTTTAAGTATCTCCACAAATTTTAAATAC harbors:
- the LOC131219123 gene encoding uncharacterized protein LOC131219123 isoform X1, translated to MDSLEAIPFTIKLKVVEATETSFKEYGQVIDVSSDGQEFGPSDAQLDLSRGTPRFYIMHLEDQQLKFSKITHHASVTQCLGSIGGQEWYLGVAKASILNTNKIGVEMGCKVVQSSCGHYYVPPAPDAVRVFRVVGPKFLKLNIGTWHAGPLFKMKTMDFYNLELSNTNVVDHTTHEFCKEDNVVFLIDE
- the LOC131219123 gene encoding uncharacterized protein LOC131219123 isoform X2; translation: MDSLEAIPFTIKLKVVEATETSFKEYGQVIDVSSDGQEFGPSDAQLDLSRGTPRFYIMHLEDQQLKFSKITHHASVTQCLGSIGGQEWYLGVAKASILNTNKIGVEMGCKVVQSSCGHYYVPPAPDAVRVFRVVGPKFLKLNIGTWHAGPLFKMKTMDFYNLELSNTNNNRKGHGL